A genomic stretch from Hypnocyclicus thermotrophus includes:
- a CDS encoding diacylglycerol kinase yields the protein MFEHKKINHNNRKHSILDSFNYAIEGIINAIIIERHMKIHVIVTIFVVIISLFLKLDIISLAILGITIGIVWITELINTAIEGFADIIEPKYHPQVKFIKDVASGAVFVSAVLATFIGYLIFIGHLRKSSMQIFKFLKSSYAHTLAVIFVIVSILVIALKSYYKSGSPLEGGKPSGHSALAFSAWAAILFISNNIVIVALGFFIAVLVAQSRIKNGIHNFSEVFFGAALGGSVTYLILLLLKLF from the coding sequence ATGTTCGAACATAAAAAAATAAATCATAACAATAGAAAACATAGTATTTTAGACTCATTTAATTATGCTATCGAAGGTATAATAAATGCTATTATAATAGAAAGGCATATGAAAATTCATGTAATAGTTACTATTTTTGTTGTTATAATATCTCTTTTTTTAAAGTTAGATATTATAAGTTTAGCTATTTTAGGTATTACAATAGGTATAGTATGGATAACAGAACTTATTAATACTGCTATTGAAGGTTTTGCTGATATTATAGAACCTAAATATCATCCACAGGTTAAATTTATAAAAGATGTAGCTTCTGGAGCTGTATTTGTGTCTGCTGTTTTAGCAACATTTATTGGATATTTAATTTTTATTGGTCACTTAAGAAAAAGCTCTATGCAAATCTTTAAGTTTTTAAAAAGCTCTTATGCTCATACACTTGCAGTTATTTTTGTTATTGTATCTATTTTAGTAATTGCTTTAAAGTCTTATTATAAAAGTGGTTCTCCTTTAGAAGGAGGTAAACCAAGTGGACATAGTGCACTTGCATTTTCAGCATGGGCAGCTATACTTTTTATTTCTAATAATATAGTTATTGTAGCTCTTGGATTTTTTATTGCTGTACTAGTTGCACAATCACGTATAAAAAATGGAATTCATAATTTTTCAGAAGTTTTTTTTGGTGCAGCTCTTGGAGGAAGTGTTACATATCTGATACTTTTATTATTAAAACTATTTTAA
- the ybeY gene encoding rRNA maturation RNase YbeY encodes MAIIVDITKGIEGYEDKIDLTAIKDFIVTLLEDEYNSNRDIYLSLLLTGNENIQIINRDYRNKDIETDVISFAYRDSEDFLEGPIETLGDIIISLERVKSQAKEYGHSFEREFYYVLTHGLLHLLGYDHISEEDKKIMRAKEEEILERNGYVRT; translated from the coding sequence ATGGCAATCATTGTAGATATAACTAAAGGAATTGAAGGATATGAAGATAAAATAGATTTAACAGCTATAAAAGATTTTATAGTCACTTTACTTGAAGATGAATATAATTCAAATAGAGATATATACCTTTCTCTATTACTTACAGGAAATGAAAATATACAAATAATCAATAGAGATTATAGAAATAAAGATATTGAAACTGATGTTATCTCTTTTGCTTATAGAGATTCTGAAGATTTTTTAGAAGGACCTATTGAAACATTAGGTGATATAATAATCTCTTTAGAACGTGTTAAATCTCAAGCAAAAGAATATGGACATTCTTTTGAAAGAGAATTTTATTATGTCCTTACACACGGTCTTCTTCACTTATTAGGTTATGACCACATAAGTGAAGAAGATAAAAAGATTATGCGGGCAAAAGAAGAAGAAATACTTGAAAGGAATGGATATGTTCGAACATAA